A region of Candidatus Aminicenantes bacterium DNA encodes the following proteins:
- a CDS encoding STAS domain-containing protein, which produces MLISKREKEGIVIFDVDGEIKRSDIIDVTLHDLVKAVLEEGRRFILLNFEKVGFIDSFGVGEILASYISTHNLGGKLKLGAPVPGNGRTRPRPAPG; this is translated from the coding sequence ATGCTCATCAGCAAGCGCGAAAAAGAAGGCATCGTCATCTTCGACGTCGACGGCGAGATCAAGCGTTCCGACATCATCGACGTCACCTTGCATGACCTGGTCAAGGCGGTGCTGGAGGAGGGGCGCCGGTTCATCCTCCTCAATTTCGAGAAGGTCGGCTTCATCGACAGCTTCGGCGTCGGCGAGATCCTGGCCAGCTACATCTCCACTCACAATCTCGGCGGCAAGCTCAAGCTGGGGGCGCCGGTTCCCGGGAATGGTCGGACGCGGCCTCGGCCTGCGCCCGGGTGA